The window GCCGCTAACAAAAGCCTTGTATTTAAGTGTTGAAGAGTACCCATTATCCATCGAGTTTAGAACTGTGTGCCAGTTGGACATGAGGGGTTTCTCGATTatcaggaagaaaaaaaaaacagaactcGAGATTCCGCCTTATACTTTTTTTCTTTAATAGTCCAAAAGTCTTTCTGACTATAGTTATGGAAGATGGAGATATTGCGGCGGGTGGAAAGAATGTGCTCTGTTAGATGTTTTAAGAGCCATCTTTATGTGAGTTCCATAGTACTGAGGCCATGAGTGCCACTAGAGCTTGTAGTCGAGCTCATTTATTTATCTCCGGGAATGAATCTCCAATCCTCCACTGCGGAAACTTTATGCAATTTTATTTATATTCAAGTCAAGAATGAACATCATTTTATTTTGGTTAAACATGAAAAAGAATGTACAATAGTCATTCATCTGCAAAGTTGGAGAAGTTACATTATGGAAACATATGCTTCTTGCTTTGGGGGTGAAACTTCCTCTATTTGACTTGTCATACTTTGTTTTTGGGTTGTTTTGGGAAGTTAATTTCATCGGTGTTTGATTTTTTCATGACTGGACCGAGATAGAGAAATTGATGATATTGAAAATCTTCAAGGTATTGGTTTCCTCATGGCTGGAACAGAAGATATAGCTAATGATGATGTTGAAGGTAAGCAATGTATTGGTTTAGACAAGTACATATATGATTATATCGTAGTACTGGTTTAAGATATTCTGAAATCTAATTCTCTCTAATTTGCTTGCTTCTTttgtttgtttcttctttttttatttggtaGTTCCTTTATATGCATCTCCTGCAAATGTCTTGAAGTTGTTAAAGGTGGAACAGAAAAGGAATAAATTAGACTCGCAGAAAAATGAGTTACAACAACAAGCTGACAGTGCCATATCTTCTTTGTACAAGAACATCCTCTTGTATGTGGCGTACACAGGAGGAATCATCTATTTTCATACCACTGAGTTACCATCTGCTATTGCCTTTAATGTCTCCATTCTATCAATGTGTTTGTTTATGACTGGACTGTTCTTTCATACGAGCTGGGCAAAATCGATGATTACAAGAAGGGACGGCTACATCGAGTTTTTTGCAGAAAGGCATAAAAGATTGAGAGTAGATGCACGAATTCTAGTGGAATTGGAAAACAACAGGAGAAGAAGAAGGCTAGCAGCCAATATTGCGGATAATAGTGAAGGTCCTCTCATAGACATGGCTTCCTTTATGACCAGATGTAAGACGATTTATGATGCTGCAGATTTTTATGACTTTCTGAAAGTTTACCATAAGAAGATCAACTTGTCTTGGGTGCTCGGAGGTGTCTACGTTCTTTTTGTGCTGATCATTGCATTCTTCAACTATTACTACagtgagtattttcttttcctatGATTTTTTTAACATAATACAGAGAAAAAATCTCACAGTTTTACtaaatgaatttgtaaaagaatTCGAGGTTGGTGCATGCTAAAGCGTGATCTTGCAGAATTATAGATCTTTTTTATACTAAATAAATGCAGTTTCTCAACAATTCTAACCATTCTATTTGTTTTTCAATTACAGAGCAAGGACAGGATTATTCATTCTCTGACTAGCTGCCAACTTGCAACTTAGTGGTTGAATATTTGGGTCTTTGATGGTAAAACCCTGTTTTTTTTTTTCAGGAGCATTAGGCTTCTGATTCAAAAACATTGTTAGATGCCAAGGAGGCGAGtttattttctataatttctgCAACACGGACACTAAATAGTGGAGTATAAATGCTTTCATCAAACAAATTTTTTTTCCTCACAGCATGTCAATATGAACTTGTCAAATACATAGGCTGCGTGTTCGTCTTTATGGAGGACTTCATTTCTTCTCCATGGTTGCTCTCTTTCTTGCATCGGCCTTCTTTCTTGacttcttgaactgattatgcaGATTGACCAGTCAACCTCTTACCCATTACTTTCTTTTGTTGTCTGAGTTATTCATCTTTTTCATTAATATAAAGTATGCTTCACAGATATTAATCTGTCCTATTGAAAACTAACAGTGACCAAGAAACACCTGTTCGCTGAACTCAACATGGACTCTCTTTTAGGCAGCTGTCCTATTTTTGTTACCCCTCCCCCAATTAAGTGTCCAAACATAAAATTCCTTAATTACTCATCTGGGAAGAACTTATTATTCGATCTATAGATCTATGTTCATCTCTAAGCTTGTTTATGCGTATAATGGATTTGCAAATACGATGTTAGTTTCCTTCTTTTGGTCTAAATTTCACTTGCAGAGATGGGAAGTACATGGAGCAATATCTGTATTCTCTCTAAACCAGGGATGTCTGTTCAAGTATGAGATGTTCAAGTTCTGCATTAGTATACAGTAGTAGTGGCAGTGGATCAGCATTTTCATTTAATGAGATTTAAATACTTAAGTTTTGTTGTGGCAGTGTTCTTTGGTTCTgactgaaaaatgcaaaacattatCATATCATTTGCACCTCATGCCATTGATATGTGCTATGGTGGTTTCAAGCCTTACTCGTTTTTTGATCTAAGCGTTGTCAGGTCAACTGAGACCTTCTTAGTGGACTGTTGAGTGACAATGGTTACTGCTGGTTATTGTTTTTGGGAATGGAAGGAACATTTGAATTGGTATAACTGAAATTTCAAAGGAAAGTACAATAGTATGTAGTTACACACAATCATTTGAATTGGTATAACTTTTTTCTTATGTAGTTCTAATATATCTGTgacattttctttttttgatatTTCAACAACACATAGTATAGATGTGAATATGAGTAACGTCATCAATGTTCATAAATGCTTCATGTCTTAAAGTTTGCATCTTATCTTTAAGAAAATGCAGCCTCCTCCTTTTTACGATCACACCAACATTTATCTTCTTTAAGATGTCTAGTATATCATTATTAGTTTCATGGTCTCCACTTTGGAAAAAAATAGTAGTTATCGTGATAGAGATAGTTAATAATTGTATTACTGATATTAGAAAATttaatcaatttataaaaataataaattgcaTGTACAAGTATCCATTGTTTGATCCGATTATGAataattttgtcaaattttgaCAGAATATGAGTTGAATTGTTTAAACACAAAGTAACAGTGATTGAGGTGACAGTCACACTCACCGACCTAAAATCCTAGATTTGTGCTGTCGCCTTGCTAGATAATGAAATTTCAAGACAAATAGCAAACAACTTGAATAGTTGATGTATCGGAGGTGTTCCTCCCATACAAAATTTGTCAAAAGTAGGAAATAGTAAAGACACATTAAAATCATACTAATTTTTcggcacgtgcgttgcacgtgtatgtcAAAACTTGTATTGTACGACATTGTAaaattattaatgttattaaaaCAAAACTTCAAATAAATTATTACgcatgaaaaaaataaaacaatagtTTCTGTTAATGCATGAATAGTGATGTCATCATATAGTAATGTGTTTGTTGAGGTTAAAATGATTGAATACTGTCTCGCGCTTACAAGAACTTGATATAAACTGTTCAAATACGTAAAAGTTGTTTGAAAATAATGGATGtaaatatctataaaaaaaaaagtatccAAATGATTTCTCAATGAGCTAATAATTATGTATTGCATCTTAAGTCTATATCTTTTatatttctcaaaattttcataCATATTAATATATCACTGTCTCCCCTACAGATTCATTATATATTtctatgaattttttttaaagaaagggAGTACTGTAAACATCATACTATTATGTACCTGATGATGTGATTGAAAAGTGAAAACTGCATAACTGCAAagtaaaatctgaaattaaaattAGTTAGTAAACAAAACTCAAGAAAATTTCATATATTAGAGCAAAACAAATGCAAGAAAGAGAACTACAAAAGGACAGGAGGTAAGGAAATGATTACCAATCCACAGTATATATGTAAAGGAATTAGCTATCTAAATTCGTCATAGATGAAAGCTAAGGGATCAAtgagttgttttttttttttgattttattgcatcatttaattttattaaatgaTTAGAAAACAGAAATAATAACTGATGTTTACGGTTTTGAATACTTGGAAATATAAGGTTGTGTGTTTAGTTTCAATTTACGTTAAACCAAAGAGGTGACAGtggctaaattaaatatttaattaggaATTAGTTGCACATGTTTAGGAAGAAGTGAATAACTTAAATACTCTTGAACGTGATTAACCTTCGTGTAATTATAATATTACTATTTCTTCTTATTATATAAAATGTTTAATGTTTTATTACATTTTACCTAAAATTAATTTACAACAGGGGCAAAATCGTAATCCAACTTAGAAGGTAAGAGCTTCCCACTTTtagtatgatatgatatgattTGATAGTATCGCCTTTTTTTCGTGTTGATTTTCTCTGCAAAAGGTGTTCATTATTGAAACGATCTAATTTATCTATTGTACCCCCTATCTATGTGTTGCCAAGTTAAAAGAGAGCTGTGaaatccttggtagggagcgGTTTCTTCCGAATGGGGCTCTGATGATAGGCTGTAATTGCGTATTTAGTGgctacactctaatttactgcactttaattgagtttgagctttaatcgctagtgttttgcactaattgtgtattttttgCCTTGTAGAAGTGATTCCAAGCCATGTAGTTGTTAtaaaatgaattcaagtgatttggagttttgaagtctgagtaaaagcccaagaaattaagtcgggatcgtgtttgaggatcaacggatgatagttaataacgaacgaagaatcgagtaggcatattgcgcactgtctagtaaaatgcacataacctttTGCTCAGAATTCTATTTGATCTCCAcaatttatggttggagagctaattgaaaggactacaactttcatgttttacgtttttccaaattctaaATAGAACAGGGTGAAAATGCGTTATAAGTGTGCGGCCGCGCACTAGATGCGGATGTGAGGCAGAAACTAGCCAAAATCCACGGCCAAATCCGCGACCGCGAATGTCCTAGCCtggaaaagtgtcctttttcgcgtaggagaaggtataattatttgggccctaccctacttggtatataaaTATGGTAAATGGTATTTTGAGCACCTTTGACATACTTTTGATATAATTTAGatctaaggaggctaaggagaccggggattcgacctaaggaggaaagaacacactaggagcaaggtgGAAAATTTTTCTACAAGTtgctcacttccttcttcctatttctacaagtagtgacgaggctaggacacgacaataacatgaacctgtgcagttaaatcatatacgagaaaaTAGCAACAAATGGAAATTTAATAGATAATAACGGGAAGGGAgaaaacatgctgaggggaatatcAAATCCTGAAAATAGTATATTAAAGGAACATAGTAAATATCATGCCTTGCACCAACGAAAGTAATAACATTgcaaacaagtgcacgacataacccttcgtgcttttactctcattctcaccataagaaacaatagaaacgacacggcatcacccttcatgcttttactctctcataacatggcacgacatcacctttcgtgcattaacactcacaggatatggcacgacatcacccttcatgcattatcactcactcacaaaatattgcacggcatcacccttcgtactttacacttaCTCACCTAAacaacagaacaataacaacccgACAAGGAAAATCATCAATAACCAACCTCGTTTCAatgttaaatttcaaaatataaatctcaacttgagtcaatactcaaccaatatctaATTTCAGGAAAACATGATAAGATTTGTTTAACATGAAGAATAACCAGtttaagcatgaacaatatgAATAAAGAATACAACGGtcacaagtataagactcactcacatgctatgacccgacaacaggtactcgtcacttcacctatacgtcgtattcaacaaccaaacacatagcaaataagacaacaacacctaatccctcaagcgaAGGTTAGCCACAACAGTTACCTCGACTCCACGACCAAAATCATGCCTCAATCACCGCTTTTTCTCTAGATTCCACCTCCAAGTCACTCGCATCTAGTCATagttaacttaataacatcagttattgctaaataaatcaattcgaATACACAATTATAGATTTTCTaacattttttccaaaaagtcaaaaattgaccccgggcccgcttgatcAAAACCCGAAGTTTGGACCAAAATTCGATTGCCCATTCACCCCCCGAGCCCAGATAATTGGTTTTGGATTcctacctcaatttgaggtctatatccccaaattttgaaatttctaagttctacccaaaaacacccaattccaccatgaaaaaccctagattttaggaagaaatcttataaaaagatgtaatagattgaaagaaataagttaagaatcatttacctatgatttaggGAAGAACTAgcccttgaaaaatcgcctcttgaagttcaggttttgaaaaatgggaaaatgaatgaaaaatcccgtctaagtccaaaacttatcagctgcagatgtcgcatttgcgaccagagTTTTGCATTTGCGAGAATCTGTCGCATTTCTGttgttgtcgcaaatgcgaaccatttGGTCGAAAATGCGAAGGTCCCTCCCCCAAACTCACTTTGCATATGTGAAGggctgttcgcaattgcgaacatgggTTGACCCAGCTTCTCAGCAAACATGggtttgattccgggcatacacacaagccccatattttactacggaccctccgggaccgtcaaaatggTCCAGGTTCGTtcactcaaaatgttgaccgaagtcaactaaaatcacttttaaaggcaaaaattattattttctcaaatttttcacattaAGGCTTTCCTGAAATGCGCACGAAAATAGAAGTGAGGTAAGATGAGATTTTGAAGGCCTCGGAACCCCGAATTAGGTTTTAAAATACGAGATGAacttttgggtcatataaatatatatgatCGAATTTAATATTTCAACAAAGTAAATTAATGTGCTTTGGCTTAGCACTGACTTTGAACAATTTATTTCCCGCTGAGTACAATTAaaggacaaaagaaaaatcaaaagcagATCTATTATTACTCGACAGCTTCAACTTGGCCTTAGTCCTCTGCTCTTTTCATACTTTTCAGTTTCATGTGAGTCGTCATTCCACCATATATACTGCAACCAAACAAACAATGGTTTCACTATCCTCgttttgttttgttcttcctaAGGATAACAAGTTGCTTGTAAGAATTAATATAAGTTTATTTCTATCATACATCATGTCATGTGCATGTGCTAAACATTTTCTTGCTACAAAAGTTGTGTACTGTTACTGTGTAAATTGTTGAAATTCCTAAAGGCTttacttcatatatatatatatatatatattctccttGAAAATTACCAACCCTGTACGCCAcacttcctttttattttatttttacattctCACTcttcctcttttcctttttaactCAGCCTTCTCCTACCTTTGAGCCggtaatttttttcctttttacaaaaaattatttatattaaagAAATGTCTATTGAGCTTCTGATCCGACTCCAATTGGTTTATGGGTTAAAATCAGACCAAAGAAATTCGGCAGAGATGATTACCATGAGTGATTTGCACATCAACGCGAGCAGTGTAGCCGAGGTCGACCAGTAATCAACAAAACGAGCCGTTGAGCGGTTCGTTAGAGTCGAGGTCGAGCAGCATAAATAGGAGTAACGGCTAGTTTTATTTTGGGATCTTCAGAGGAATATTCTATTAGATATTCTCTCTATTTTTACTTTTCAGGGTTGTTTGAGAATACCCTATATAAATAGTATGAGAGATAAAGGCAAAAGGGTGTAGATaataaaaacacttttgaaaagtAAGCTCTCTAGATAAATACAAAGTATAACTTTATGGAGAGATTGGACCTTTTTGGATTATCTATAGTCATTTTCACCACATCCGAGAAAGTACTCAACATTCTCTTATATTTTTGTCATTTATCATTGTCACACGGAGGAATCATTCACCTCATTCAAGATTGGGTGAATCTTCCTCCTTATTTACATTTAATGCCATTGATTATTATTTAGTACTTGATACTCCATACACGTTATTACATTTGACACATTTATTGTTAGCACATTAATTTCATTTCTTCACTGCTCATACCGTTCATACTTTCAAATCAAAATCTGAGGTTATCAACTTTAACTAGGATTAACCCTTCTTAATAACTGATTAATTAGTTTAAcgaaaaattatcatttttttcaAATTGGTTCACAATTTTATAACTCAAAGGGTAAGGGCTCGTCCTTCTACCCTCCTCCCGACTTAAATACCAAGTTTTATTTGTGATAGAATTTAAACTCGTGACATATGCACCTAACCCACATATTTTTCGTCTTTTTTAATAAGTATTTATAGTCTTTGTTGACCTGGTATAAATTAAGACCTTAACCAACATTGTAAAttcagaagaaaacaaaattaaacagGAGGATGCAATCACACAAAAAAAGTAGTAGGCCCTTGTGCCAGATTTTTCCAGCTAATTTCTGGTCAGGCATTCAGGCCAACAAATCAAAAATCAGTTAGTAACATAAGTAAAACTGGCACTTTCATCTGAAATGTGAATCTATCAGAAGGCActttccaaaatatatataccTAGTTTTCTTCTAGAAAAACAAGTGTCTTCCTTTTATTGGTTAACTTTTCGAAAAATaattcattaaaggacttgcatTTATATCTAAAACATAGAAACAGTATATCAGGTGATTTTATTAAGTGATTTTACTTCAGCTATGCCTATTCATTTAATTCAGGAAAAACAAATCTAGACAAGTATGGTGGTTGGTTTTTTAATGGTCCCAAAACCAGATATTTACTATCTCTATACAAAGTGAAAGAGTACTATGTAGAATCATGATTAGTATTACATCAAGGACCATTTTAATATGACAAGTACTATGCTCCAACAACTATCATCTAAATTAACTGACAGATATATAACACAAGGATAACATTTTGAGTACATATTCTACTTCATTTAATATTACAAGGCCAAATATAACCAGAACTTGGCACCGATTTTTACATGGGCACCAAAAATTTGGGTCTTTTCTATTAGGCACTCGAGCATCCTTCCAAGTGTGCCAATTAAACACAAACTTCTGACTTGTAATATAGCGTGACTTTAATAAAAAAGGATTCCAACGGTAAAAACCGACTTTAAGAAAGTCGGTGCCAAGTTCCGGTGTCCGTCTATGTATTTGGCCATATTACAAGGACCATTGAAATATGACAAGTAATACGTTTTTTTTCCTCATAAAACTTATTTTACTATTATATAGGAGGACTGATGAAGGAGGAGGACAATGGAATCTACACCTCTTATTTGAGAGACTCTCGCCCAACATTAGAGTATAAGCTCTGATGGAGCACgataacttttttatttttctgtgggggtcgcttttaattaattaatttcctCTTGTGGAGGGGAAGCAGAGGAAAGGTTGTAAAAAGATGTTAAAGTAGTTGGATTACAATATTAAATGTTAAGAGGAAGAAATATCTGGTGAATATTAATTGCAAAGGGAAATGGAAAAGAAATACTGTATGCTACATTGACAACAGATATATCATTAGCCAAAAGGCCATGTTAGTATGTTGCTTAACCTGAAACTACTTTATGTCAACATCTAGGAACAAAGAGACCCCATGACAtcccaatttttttaatttaatctaGATCTGCTTTGTCCATGTATCAAGACTATAAACTAATAAGAAGATGAGACAAAAACTGCTTCTTCAACTTCAAGCACCTTTTGGACATCACACTAAGATGCAAAGAGGAAAACAAACGCAACTTAGGCCATTATGGTATTATACATCACATCcaaacattttctttttcttttttagttttgcTTTTTCAAGAGTGGTATTACGCCTCCCATTTATCTTGGAATGTAACCAGCCATCTTAATCACTAGAGTgcatatgcatatgcatatgcTTAAGTATTTCAATACAAGGCTGGCCCTCAGAAGATACAGCCAAGAACAGCTCAAGCTTCTGATGATATTGTTGACAAAAGGCAACAGGCCCATCTTTTGCAATAGGCGGGTCTGGGTTTGGTGTGGGTGTAGGGGCCTCCTCTACTATACCTGCCAAATGGCTCTGTTCCATGGCCATGTGCATCAAATCATAGGTTTTTAAGAAATGGAATATCACCATGTAAATAATGCGTATATCTTGCGTCCTATCACCTCCTATAATTCCAACAACTTTTAGGGACCAGACTTTACACTTCACCCAATTACAGTTTAATGTAGCCTTCCTTCAAATAAGATCCTGGTGGAACCACCACATTATTAACAGAACCCagaaaataaaagtaaaacaGTCAACTCACCGAAACGACCGTTTAAAATCATACCTCATAATTTTTTTCAGTAAGAGTTATGTCCGGAATTTATGCCTACCTCATTAAGAGGCTGGGCTGAATCTCTTCTTTCATTGTACCACAATCATAATAACATATAATTCCTCCGTTTCAAGTAAAAAAAGATACTTTTCAAATATGCAAAAACTTTGTGTGATCATTAAGGTAAatggataaaataaaaaatttgaagttaaattatttttaaatataaaaatgtatTATCCTTTTAGAAGGAACTAATAAGGAAAAtgtattatttaaattaaaacggaggaagTAATAACATTAACAATAGAGGAGAAAACAGAAAATTAGGGACAATATATGCAAAATAGCTCCTTTGGAAAAGatccaaaaaataattaaaactaatCGGTATTGCTCGGGAATCTGATAAAGTGAAAAGGACAAATCTACTAGAATAACAGATGAGGAGTCCTGGGGAATATTTACTACCCTTTTCATTGCTTACCTAAGCAATTTGTATTTTAGCACTGCATTGTCCATGCTAACTTTCCATAGCCAAAGATCTCATGGGAGAAAAAGATGATCTCATGAAACTCTTTTTTACAAGCAAAATTAGAAGATCTAACAAAAAGTTTCCATGAATGGCTAAACAAAATCCCATCACAATAAGCAGTAGAGGATTTGCCATCAATTACTACATACAAAATAGATAACAGAATAACATAAAAAACATTAccataaaatgaaaagaaaaatctataCAATCACTTAAAAATATCTATCAATTCTGACGGATGATAGTAGatatagtagtaataataataataatgattaGATATACAAATTTTATTACCTTGAAGAAACAGGGTTCAAAGCTTTAGCAAAACCATTCATTGCTCCATAACTCTTTGAACTGAAACCTAAACATCCAAGCAAACCTTGCCTGTACGGCAAAAAtgtcttcttcctcatttcctctGCTTGTGCTCTATTTGTAGTGTAGTGCAACTCATGAGGGGACGGCGGCACTCTTCTCTTCCCTATCCCATTTGCTACATTTCCATTCACAGGCTTCTTCTTCCCTTCTTTTGTTTGTTTCACTTTCTTAGTTTCAGCGGTGTTTGCATAGTCAGTTGCAGAGTTTTCTGGAGTTTTGTGGGCTGAAATTTTCTCCGGTTTCTTGTCTTTCACAGGTGAAAACGAGATCCCACTCCAAAACTTGTGACCGTTGTTTCTTCCTTCACTTTTACTTCTATATAAAAACTCCTTTAAGAATACCCATCTTTTTGAGCTCCTCCCAACTGATGACGACCTCGAAGAAGAGCCAGAAGGACACGGCGTCGTTTCATTCGAAGTTTCTTCCTCATCTAATTGTTTTATTATCTCTTCTATTTCATTCTTCTCGTTTATCTTCTCCTTGACAACTTCTAATTCCTCCTCTTCTTCATAATCCTCGTGCCACTCATACGACGTCGTTCGAAGTGGTGACATGGATCTAGTCCTTCTTCTCAACGATCTATTACGCAGCTTCATATCTCTTCCCCTACAGCCTTTCtcctcttcatcctcattttcgtCGATATCAAGCAATGGTGCGAGGATTTGTGGGCGTTTAAGGTGAGTAGAAAGCTTCATCGGCCGGATCTGGCCATTCAGAAATAACTCGTCGGCAGAGCTCATGGATCCATCCGCGGCGGCGCCGTCGGTAATAAGCCTAGCGGAGAAGTCGAAATCTTCGGAAGGAGAAGAAATTGAAGTGCTAGCAACATTCTTCTTCACACAAGTAGTTGACAAAACGAAGTGCATAGGACTCGCCGGAGCACTATAATAGAAGCCACTATTTGGTTGGCCACGGCCTGGACTTGAAGGAGCACTAACGTACGGAGTGGAACATGAACTATCAATATCGTCAGAGAATATGCCGGACTCTACCGCAGAACCGGTTTCGGTTCCGATATCGGGTTCCGGCACGGCGGAGGAAGTGGTAGCTGTGGCAGCAGAGGAGGTGTGATTTTCGAGGGGTTTCATAATTTTCTGTGAAAGGTTTGTGCTGAAATGGGAGTGATGTGTGCaaaaaatagagagaaaaaagggACTTTTTGGGGAAGAGAGTAACGTAAGAGAAATGACCTTAAATGTTGTGATATATAACGACAATGCCACTAGCAGTAGTGAGTCAGAAAATGGTACTGCTGGCCTCCTCTTCTAAAAAATTGATTGATGCGATGTATTTTTGAAAACTGTTAAATTTACATGAGGCATGAGCATTAATTGAGTGCCCTGCACGGATGTTTCTACATTTATGTTTCTTTTTTAAAATGACTCTTATCATAAATTCAAAAGCTATAGCATTTTGAACTGGAAATAGGAGTAGGGGTATCCCTCGGATCGTACCGTACGGTATTTAGATATTTCACTTTATTATTTtcgatatttaattttttaaaattttatattaatatcatacctaattaaattcggtatgattcggtttttctcctttcggttaCGATTTATTTGGTTTGAAAATTAACTAGTGCATAGAGCCGTAgactttaatatttttaattaaagtactaaaaaatataaaactgaaaatatttgttgacaaaaattttgtccaaaactagcaaatatcgactcaaatagaaaaaattatatataaaagaatatttgatcattagaaatatcttgttacttgtttagagttaattgatgaacttagagaataaaggaaaataaaattttagattttttatatttatgttataattgataatatgtgtttgtgtaatataatatatatttcggtacggtatcgatatgtcggtattttattttaaaataccaaataccatacctaataacaatttttttaaaaacttaaaccaaataccataccaaatgccaaaatattgtataccaaatatcaaaattttcgATATCGGTACGATAATTcgatatttaccaaattatgcacagccCTAAATAGGAGTTtcatttctaaaaataattgtaAGTTTTTACAGAAATTAGCAAAAATGGTAgctaaaaatattttctaaaaaactAATTGAGACTAGAACGCTAATAGTTAAATTCAAAAGCTAATAAATAAAAGGTAAGTTTAAATGCCAGCAaaattgtatagggtaaaattggttCGTAATAAATGGTCGAATGACCACGTGCCACATAAAATCGAAGACATGTAAAAGGCGAA of the Nicotiana tabacum cultivar K326 chromosome 7, ASM71507v2, whole genome shotgun sequence genome contains:
- the LOC107807081 gene encoding uncharacterized protein LOC107807081, with the translated sequence MAGTEDIANDDVEVPLYASPANVLKLLKVEQKRNKLDSQKNELQQQADSAISSLYKNILLYVAYTGGIIYFHTTELPSAIAFNVSILSMCLFMTGLFFHTSWAKSMITRRDGYIEFFAERHKRLRVDARILVELENNRRRRRLAANIADNSEGPLIDMASFMTRCKTIYDAADFYDFLKVYHKKINLSWVLGGVYVLFVLIIAFFNYYYKQGQDYSFSD
- the LOC107807083 gene encoding uncharacterized protein LOC107807083 encodes the protein MKPLENHTSSAATATTSSAVPEPDIGTETGSAVESGIFSDDIDSSCSTPYVSAPSSPGRGQPNSGFYYSAPASPMHFVLSTTCVKKNVASTSISSPSEDFDFSARLITDGAAADGSMSSADELFLNGQIRPMKLSTHLKRPQILAPLLDIDENEDEEEKGCRGRDMKLRNRSLRRRTRSMSPLRTTSYEWHEDYEEEEELEVVKEKINEKNEIEEIIKQLDEEETSNETTPCPSGSSSRSSSVGRSSKRWVFLKEFLYRSKSEGRNNGHKFWSGISFSPVKDKKPEKISAHKTPENSATDYANTAETKKVKQTKEGKKKPVNGNVANGIGKRRVPPSPHELHYTTNRAQAEEMRKKTFLPYRQGLLGCLGFSSKSYGAMNGFAKALNPVSSR